A region of Etheostoma cragini isolate CJK2018 chromosome 2, CSU_Ecrag_1.0, whole genome shotgun sequence DNA encodes the following proteins:
- the LOC117956310 gene encoding neuronal pentraxin-1-like, which produces MRGICAAFCPLYKLHTAPRAHSFSGQFRGAEISQPPHTHTHTHTQSLSLSYTLGAMDGFSWKLFLLSCLVVAQISAQDFGQTQFICTSVPKDMDLCAATMQNSGPAEDLKTTVMQLRETVLQQKETIMNQKETIRELTSKLSRCESQSLPATGPGARRPGAKNTMGDVSRGTTDTLAQLGQTLSTLKQRLENLEQYTRGNNTVQANSLKDLLQNKIDDMEKQVLSRVNTIEETKPGTRNDTEQRNRVESTLTSLHHRITDLEKGKETRPTDKFQLTFPLRTNYMYAKAKRSLPEMYSFSVCLWIKSNASPGVGTPFSYAVPGQANELVLIEWGNNPMEILINDKVAKLPFLINDGKWHHLCITWTTRDGMWEAFQDGVMRGSGENLAPYHPIKPDGVLVLGQEQDTLGGGFDATQAFVGELANLNIWNRKLSIAEIYNLATCNSKAPAGNVFSWTESNIEIFGGATKWTFEPCRSLN; this is translated from the exons ATGCGGGGGATCTGCGCTGCTTTCTGTCCGCTATATAAACTGCACACAGCGCCCAGAGCTCACAGCTTCAGTGGACAGTTCCGTGGTGCTGAAATCTCACAGccaccacacacgcacacacacacacacacacagtcactctctctctcatacacgcTTGGAGCCATGGACGGGTTCTCGTGGAAACTTTTTCTACTTTCTTGCCTGGTTGTTGCGCAGATCTCCGCGCAAGACTTCGGACAGACGCAGTTTATTTGCACGTCGGTGCCAAAGGATATGGACTTGTGCGCGGCCACGATGCAAAACAGCGGACCGGCGGAGGACCTGAAGACCACGGTCATGCAGCTACGGGAGACCGTGCTACAGCAAAAGGAGACCATTATGAACCAAAAGGAGACAATCAGGGAACTAACGTCAAAGTTGAGCCGATGCGAGAGCCAGAGCCTCCCGGCGACAGGACCCGGAGCGAGACGGCCGGGGGCGAAGAACACGATGGGGGATGTATCCCGGGGCACCACGGACACTCTGGCCCAGCTGGGACAGACTTTAAGCACGCTGAAACAGAGACTGGAGAATCTAGAG CAATACACTCGAGGTAACAACACCGTGCAGGCGAACAGCCTGAAAGATCTGCTCCAGAACAAGATAGACGACATGGAGAAGCAGGTTCTGTCCCGGGTCAACACGATAGAGGAGACCAAACCGGGCACCAGGAATGACACCGAGCAGCGGAACAGAGTGGAGTCCACGCTCACCTCTCTGCACCATCGGATCACAGACCTGGAGAAAG GTAAAGAAACCAGGCCAACAGATAAGTTTCAGCTCACCTTCCCCCTGAGAACCAACTACATGTACGCCAAAGCCAAGAGGAGCCTCCCCGAGATGTACtccttcagtgtgtgtttgtggatcaAATCCAACGCCTCTCCCGGGGTGGGGACACCCTTCTCCTACGCTGTGCCGGGTCAGGCCAACGAGCTGGTGCTGATCGAGTGGGGGAACAACCCTATGGAGATCCTCATCAATGACAAG GTGGCAAAGCTGCCGTTTCTCATCAATGACGGGAAATGGCATCACCTGTGCATCACGTGGACCACCCGGGACGGGATGTGGGAAGCCTTCCAGGATGGAGTGATGCGGGGGAGTGGAGAAAATCTGGCACCGTACCACCCCATCAAACCAGACGGAGTGCTCGTCCTGGGACAAGAGCAG GACACACTGGGAGGAGGCTTCGATGCAACACAAGCCTTCGTCGGTGAACTAGCAAACTTAAATATCTGGAATAGGAAACTTTCTATCGCAGAGATCTACAACTTGGCAACCTGCAACAGCAAAGCACCGGCAGGCAACGTCTTCTCCTGGACAGAGAGCAACATCGAAATATTTGGTGGAGCGACCAAATGGACCTTTGAGCCTTGCCGTTCGCTCAACTGA